In Candidatus Nitrosotenuis uzonensis, one DNA window encodes the following:
- a CDS encoding TIGR00341 family protein: MRKIELTCHEQQSQSIEYVLKKYRVPYNVELVMSGESKLLRYTTIVPEGISNTVTADLNKIIDTKQMEIYLTIQNIEATVSDYLQNVQTEKKEMKKTKKLTEEFHALTEPSVEIKPAVLIMITIASAVALVGLYTNNASLVIGAMLLSPLLGPITAFAFNASVGRPQKMFKSALNIFVLTTIVGATGAALTGLSLTFMEVPITPEILSRTEMSPVFLAVAILLGLAGGIAMSSDIPGILVGVAIAAALVPPAVVTGIGVALFDYDIFINALTLTIANLFGLILGTMTIFYIMGVTPRRYYERQKARQYITYTISVFVVLSIILGTLTFWL, translated from the coding sequence ATGAGGAAGATAGAGCTCACTTGCCATGAGCAACAGAGTCAGAGCATCGAGTATGTCCTAAAAAAATACAGGGTTCCTTACAATGTTGAGCTTGTTATGTCTGGTGAATCAAAGCTGCTACGGTATACAACCATAGTACCAGAGGGAATATCAAATACTGTGACTGCAGATCTAAATAAGATAATAGACACAAAACAGATGGAAATCTACCTTACCATTCAAAACATAGAAGCAACAGTTTCTGATTACCTGCAGAATGTGCAAACTGAGAAAAAGGAGATGAAAAAGACTAAAAAGCTTACAGAGGAGTTTCATGCTCTCACTGAACCGTCGGTGGAAATCAAACCCGCCGTGTTGATCATGATTACGATCGCATCAGCTGTTGCCCTGGTCGGATTGTACACCAATAATGCCTCCCTTGTAATAGGAGCAATGCTACTATCTCCTCTTCTTGGTCCAATTACAGCATTTGCGTTTAACGCGTCGGTGGGGCGGCCTCAAAAAATGTTCAAATCAGCACTGAATATTTTTGTATTAACCACAATAGTAGGCGCTACCGGGGCCGCTCTAACAGGACTCAGCCTGACATTCATGGAAGTCCCGATTACACCTGAAATTCTCTCCAGAACCGAGATGTCTCCCGTATTTTTGGCAGTAGCCATATTGCTTGGATTGGCAGGCGGTATAGCCATGTCGTCAGATATACCAGGCATACTGGTTGGAGTTGCAATAGCGGCTGCATTAGTACCACCTGCAGTTGTTACTGGAATAGGTGTTGCGCTTTTTGATTATGATATATTCATCAACGCATTAACACTGACCATTGCGAACCTTTTTGGTCTGATATTAGGTACAATGACAATATTTTACATAATGGGAGTTACTCCAAGACGCTACTATGAGCGACAGAAGGCAAGGCAGTACATAACATACACAATCTCCGTGTTTGTAGTTCTCAGTATAATATTGGGAACATTGACGTTTTGGTTATAA
- a CDS encoding TatD family hydrolase: MAFILDAHIHLSDPLYAEHIDLIVNSMESTGIKACAVSMDNKSSQMTLKLAEKSKNILPFVGIHPEKASDDLDTMVSFIDKNSQISGIGEIGLDRSYCNDDDQFKRQVTVFKKLLEQAETLRKPVSVHSRKTLDDIFEIIPSYNISGFLLHWFDGSKKQLKQAMDLGCYVSYGPVMVYSQDKQALASLSNRDRILVETDGPVKFSHCFGRKEAQITFIPSVVFALAKVLEQSYDETVFMLQNNSERYLGLTS, from the coding sequence ATGGCCTTTATTTTGGATGCTCACATACATCTATCAGATCCGCTCTATGCCGAACACATCGATTTGATAGTGAATTCAATGGAATCTACTGGCATAAAGGCCTGCGCCGTATCAATGGATAACAAATCATCTCAAATGACGCTAAAGCTGGCTGAGAAGAGCAAAAACATACTACCATTTGTAGGAATTCATCCTGAAAAAGCATCCGATGACTTGGACACTATGGTCTCCTTTATTGACAAAAATTCCCAAATCTCTGGAATAGGCGAGATAGGGCTTGATAGGTCATACTGCAATGACGATGATCAGTTCAAAAGACAGGTCACCGTGTTCAAAAAACTACTTGAGCAAGCAGAAACACTACGTAAGCCAGTATCCGTTCATTCTAGAAAGACTTTGGATGATATATTTGAGATAATACCATCATACAACATAAGCGGATTCTTACTTCATTGGTTTGATGGAAGCAAAAAGCAGCTAAAGCAAGCAATGGATCTTGGATGCTATGTTTCATACGGTCCTGTCATGGTGTATTCACAAGATAAGCAGGCACTCGCATCACTCTCTAACAGAGATAGGATTCTAGTTGAAACTGACGGTCCGGTAAAGTTTTCACATTGTTTTGGAAGGAAGGAGGCACAAATTACATTCATACCTAGCGTGGTATTTGCTTTGGCTAAAGTACTTGAACAATCATACGATGAGACAGTTTTCATGCTTCAAAATAACTCCGAACGCTATCTTGGGCTTACAAGCTGA
- a CDS encoding histone family protein: protein MKSSELGLSAMYRILKKAGAERVSDESAEELRRIIEEIATTIAKSAVDMSEHAGRKTIRAEDVKLASKTFIKS from the coding sequence ATGAAATCATCCGAGCTTGGATTATCTGCCATGTATAGGATTCTAAAAAAGGCAGGAGCCGAGAGAGTCAGTGATGAATCTGCAGAAGAGCTCAGGCGAATAATAGAAGAAATAGCTACAACCATTGCAAAAAGCGCAGTGGACATGTCAGAACACGCAGGCAGAAAGACTATCCGTGCCGAGGATGTCAAGCTGGCATCAAAGACATTCATCAAATCATAA
- a CDS encoding cupredoxin domain-containing protein: protein MSKKIIITCIAAVCIIILVGITVGDSVEKAPEPEPEPVTQDHTKVMIAVLSSRPGCEQTNSCYLPPNVTINSGQTIVWINDDRAFHTVTGGYYDVFDGTFDSGHMNPSDTFSYTFDDVGEFHYYCRLHPWMEGTVIVN, encoded by the coding sequence TTGTCAAAAAAGATCATAATTACATGCATTGCGGCAGTATGCATAATAATTCTGGTTGGAATAACTGTGGGAGACAGTGTTGAAAAAGCCCCAGAACCAGAGCCTGAACCCGTCACGCAAGATCATACCAAAGTGATGATTGCAGTACTGTCTTCACGACCGGGATGTGAGCAGACAAACTCTTGCTACCTGCCGCCCAACGTGACAATAAATTCTGGCCAGACAATTGTCTGGATAAACGATGACAGGGCATTTCACACTGTTACTGGAGGATATTATGATGTGTTTGATGGAACATTTGATAGTGGACACATGAATCCATCAGATACGTTCTCTTACACTTTTGATGACGTAGGCGAGTTTCATTATTACTGCAGATTACATCCGTGGATGGAAGGCACAGTCATTGTAAATTAG
- a CDS encoding AIPR family protein — translation MAEKGSGLLEYIPGSKSLLIQKRQEQPMEGFSENIKDSIREYAESGKSDVEKGYNFLHWVLTRVFEATEDDAADAIVDGANDLGIDAYLPVDFSDNKIRLFQSKYGTAHSQEAIIKFKEDVKRLLNRDVTKMRPELANLVTKIQEKNLKVECCYVTNQSVEGVSDDSVEIIDINKIVQSLWDRIKKPAAGKKSKIKLEDKILYKNTVVGILKLRELTDFVIKNRDYVFESNIRQWMQFKTNVNKGIRETLQLSPDKFFYYNNGITIVVSDFEQLEDNTLMLHAPQIVNGAQTSNSILDHAKRTNNLDGSITVTIIKADDEHDQNNITKYRNSQNSVRGKDLVSLMDFHKSIKSQLENYGYFYEIQAGSFDAKTKSQQTEFTGDSIYNKYLPDNHKKVIVAKDAIQSLVAGIEQRPTEAYSSPAQFLPRGSKYDDVFNENLRDDYRLLLYPYLVKEFAKKSIGYGKRGGHKTKRYATLFFVAVYFRVVHKKILLTKGDFKEDVAKLEPIFKSYKLNERILRLVDVIVTKFLEDTAVDDEMEIANTKHNFFSHHVWNEAMLRVVDKKIRQEEEDIESIRKLVNNIL, via the coding sequence GTGGCAGAAAAAGGCAGTGGGTTACTAGAATACATTCCGGGCTCAAAATCGCTGCTAATACAGAAAAGACAGGAGCAACCTATGGAAGGGTTCTCCGAGAATATCAAAGATAGCATACGAGAGTATGCAGAAAGCGGTAAAAGCGATGTCGAGAAAGGATACAACTTTTTACACTGGGTATTGACCAGAGTTTTTGAAGCAACTGAGGATGACGCTGCGGATGCCATAGTAGATGGGGCAAACGATCTTGGAATAGACGCCTACTTGCCAGTAGATTTTTCGGATAACAAAATAAGACTGTTTCAATCAAAATATGGTACAGCACACTCGCAGGAAGCAATAATCAAGTTCAAGGAGGATGTCAAGCGCCTACTTAACAGGGATGTTACTAAAATGAGACCAGAGCTTGCAAACCTTGTTACAAAAATACAAGAAAAAAACCTCAAAGTAGAATGTTGTTATGTGACAAATCAGTCAGTGGAAGGTGTTTCCGATGACTCCGTCGAGATCATAGACATCAACAAGATAGTACAGTCGCTATGGGATAGAATCAAAAAACCTGCAGCTGGTAAGAAATCGAAGATAAAACTGGAGGATAAAATCCTCTACAAAAATACGGTAGTAGGTATACTCAAACTCAGAGAGTTAACCGATTTTGTGATAAAAAATCGCGATTACGTATTTGAGTCAAACATAAGGCAATGGATGCAGTTTAAGACCAATGTCAATAAAGGCATCAGAGAGACGTTGCAGTTGTCCCCTGACAAATTCTTTTATTATAATAACGGCATCACTATAGTAGTTTCTGATTTTGAGCAGCTTGAAGACAACACACTAATGCTTCATGCGCCACAAATAGTAAACGGAGCGCAGACATCCAATTCTATATTGGATCATGCAAAGAGAACCAACAACCTTGATGGCAGCATTACAGTTACAATAATCAAGGCAGATGACGAACATGATCAGAATAACATCACAAAGTATCGAAACTCACAGAACTCTGTGAGAGGAAAGGATCTTGTCTCCCTAATGGATTTTCATAAATCCATCAAGTCGCAACTTGAGAATTATGGATATTTTTATGAGATCCAGGCAGGTTCGTTTGACGCAAAAACCAAGTCACAGCAGACCGAGTTTACTGGTGATTCTATTTACAACAAATATCTTCCAGACAACCACAAAAAAGTAATAGTTGCAAAGGATGCAATCCAATCACTTGTAGCAGGAATAGAACAGCGGCCTACAGAAGCATACAGCTCTCCTGCGCAATTTCTACCTCGCGGAAGCAAATATGATGATGTGTTCAACGAAAATCTAAGGGATGACTACAGGCTTTTGCTTTATCCTTATCTGGTAAAAGAATTTGCCAAGAAATCAATCGGATATGGAAAACGTGGAGGACATAAGACAAAGCGATATGCCACGCTTTTCTTCGTTGCAGTATACTTTAGGGTAGTTCATAAAAAAATCCTACTTACAAAAGGCGATTTTAAAGAAGATGTCGCAAAGCTAGAACCCATCTTTAAGAGCTACAAGCTTAACGAAAGAATCCTAAGGTTGGTAGACGTGATAGTAACCAAATTCCTTGAAGATACTGCAGTAGATGACGAGATGGAAATTGCAAATACAAAACATAATTTCTTCTCGCACCACGTATGGAATGAGGCTATGCTTCGTGTAGTGGATAAAAAAATTCGCCAAGAAGAGGAAGATATAGAATCAATAAGAAAACTAGTAAACAACATTCTATAA
- a CDS encoding winged helix-turn-helix domain-containing protein — protein MQIVADLLVATDQCGQEGIKVTTLLTRANLSHSRLAKFIENLTGAGLINKIEFDGKNTFVITPKGKQYLESYKRFHDLAESFGLEM, from the coding sequence ATGCAGATTGTAGCAGATCTACTTGTAGCAACTGACCAGTGTGGACAAGAAGGCATCAAGGTAACAACCCTGCTTACAAGGGCTAATCTTTCCCATTCAAGACTTGCCAAATTCATTGAAAACCTGACAGGCGCAGGCCTTATCAACAAAATAGAGTTTGATGGCAAGAACACCTTTGTCATAACACCAAAAGGAAAGCAATACCTTGAATCATACAAGAGATTCCACGATTTGGCCGAATCATTCGGTCTTGAGATGTAG
- a CDS encoding phosphomannomutase — translation MKKSISGIRGIFGEDLTLIDILRFCSNFAPMIKSGKCVVANDTRPSSDVLRETAIASLLAGGIDVYNLGMAPTPVVFREARKYGAGLIITSSHNPLKWNGLKFIINGRGPNEKEFAQILKEKKPSKTKIGKEFSATSNYAADAASIIGKVSHRPKIAIDIGGGAAAVVAPAVLEKIGCHVHIINQNKSMRGADPTSDKLSQLVAASKRSDIGFAFDLDGDRLVVVKDGKKQSPDTTLALGIPKALELGYKKFCLSIDTSIAVEKYIQNNGGTVVRSKVGEANVIDTMLKKNCKAGGEGSSGGFILPEFNMCRDGILTSGLIAAMTGKKIVDEIISFVSNYTQLRTKIDAQSHLHDKVLEKFEKNVRSKFSEIITIDGVKIIVDENTWSLVRKSNTEDIIRISVESNNIQKAKQIQKEITSLVKQSYDQIR, via the coding sequence TTGAAAAAATCCATTTCCGGAATACGAGGGATTTTTGGGGAGGATTTGACATTAATCGACATCCTCAGATTTTGTTCGAACTTTGCTCCCATGATCAAATCCGGGAAATGCGTTGTCGCTAACGACACACGACCGTCAAGCGATGTTCTCAGGGAGACGGCAATAGCTTCGTTGCTGGCAGGAGGAATTGACGTATACAATTTGGGTATGGCCCCAACTCCAGTGGTCTTCAGGGAGGCCCGCAAGTACGGCGCAGGTCTAATAATAACATCTTCACACAATCCGCTCAAGTGGAACGGTCTCAAATTTATCATAAATGGAAGGGGTCCAAATGAGAAAGAGTTCGCTCAAATCTTAAAGGAGAAAAAACCATCCAAGACAAAAATAGGTAAGGAATTTAGTGCTACATCCAATTATGCAGCAGATGCAGCAAGTATTATCGGCAAAGTAAGTCACCGGCCAAAAATTGCAATAGATATAGGCGGAGGCGCCGCTGCCGTCGTGGCCCCAGCCGTTTTAGAAAAGATAGGATGTCACGTACATATTATAAACCAAAACAAGTCTATGCGTGGAGCCGATCCCACATCCGATAAGCTATCGCAATTGGTAGCGGCAAGCAAACGCTCCGATATCGGATTTGCATTCGACCTTGACGGAGACAGACTTGTTGTAGTAAAAGACGGAAAAAAACAATCTCCAGACACCACACTGGCGCTTGGAATTCCTAAAGCGTTGGAGTTGGGATACAAAAAATTTTGCCTTAGCATAGACACTAGTATTGCAGTCGAGAAATACATACAAAATAATGGAGGCACAGTAGTGCGCTCAAAAGTGGGCGAGGCAAACGTCATAGATACAATGTTAAAGAAAAACTGTAAGGCCGGCGGAGAGGGAAGCAGTGGTGGATTCATTTTGCCAGAGTTCAACATGTGTCGCGATGGGATACTAACTTCAGGCCTGATAGCAGCCATGACCGGAAAGAAGATAGTTGATGAGATAATCTCTTTTGTATCAAATTATACTCAATTAAGAACCAAGATTGATGCGCAATCGCATCTACATGATAAAGTGTTAGAAAAATTCGAGAAAAACGTCAGAAGTAAATTCAGTGAGATCATTACAATTGATGGGGTAAAGATAATAGTCGATGAGAATACGTGGTCGCTTGTCAGAAAGTCAAATACTGAAGACATAATCAGGATTTCGGTCGAATCAAATAACATACAGAAAGCAAAACAAATTCAAAAAGAGATAACCTCTCTGGTAAAGCAAAGCTATGACCAGATTAGATGA
- the thiL gene encoding thiamine-phosphate kinase — MTRLDEKQIISLFQRIVSNRKHTHEDVETFRIGRKFGVLKTDTLVFSTDVPPGMKLEDVARKSVVACVSDFAAKGVRPLYCLVSISIPRSFSRSHILRLARGFRAASKEFGVRILGGDTNEAKELVISVTMFGVADKIVRRSGAKASDSILVTGRFGRTSAGLEIILGKRKSDKKFASLAKRSVYHAVPRLEFGIDAAKYMTSAMDSSDGLSTTLVEMSAQSKKKFLIVKLPADAALDKFARMNNMNPLSLIFNGGEEYEIVITARQKDVIRIKQIAKKNGVPLTEIGHVQNGSGVFLQGHKAPIRDLGWRHFSN; from the coding sequence ATGACCAGATTAGATGAGAAACAGATCATATCTTTGTTTCAACGTATTGTCAGTAACAGAAAACATACTCATGAAGATGTGGAGACATTTAGAATTGGAAGGAAGTTTGGTGTACTCAAAACCGATACGTTGGTTTTCAGTACTGACGTTCCGCCAGGTATGAAACTTGAGGATGTTGCACGAAAAAGCGTTGTTGCCTGCGTATCTGATTTTGCTGCAAAAGGAGTAAGGCCGCTTTACTGTCTAGTGTCAATTTCCATCCCAAGATCATTTTCAAGATCTCATATACTGCGGCTTGCAAGAGGCTTCAGGGCAGCATCAAAGGAATTTGGCGTAAGGATCCTCGGAGGCGACACCAATGAGGCAAAGGAGCTCGTTATTTCCGTTACAATGTTTGGCGTTGCGGACAAGATAGTTCGGAGGAGTGGTGCAAAGGCAAGCGATTCCATATTAGTCACTGGGAGATTCGGTAGGACGTCAGCAGGGCTAGAAATAATACTCGGTAAAAGAAAATCAGATAAAAAATTTGCCAGCCTTGCAAAAAGATCAGTGTATCATGCAGTACCAAGGCTCGAATTTGGTATCGATGCTGCAAAATACATGACATCTGCAATGGATTCTAGCGATGGTTTGTCAACCACGCTAGTTGAGATGTCAGCTCAGAGCAAGAAAAAATTCCTCATTGTAAAACTACCTGCAGATGCGGCACTTGATAAATTTGCAAGAATGAATAACATGAATCCATTGTCGCTCATTTTCAATGGAGGAGAAGAATATGAGATTGTTATAACTGCAAGGCAAAAAGACGTTATCCGAATAAAACAGATTGCCAAAAAAAATGGTGTCCCTCTAACCGAAATTGGCCACGTACAGAATGGTTCTGGAGTCTTCCTTCAAGGGCATAAAGCTCCAATAAGAGATCTTGGATGGAGGCATTTTTCCAATTGA
- a CDS encoding 30S ribosomal protein S11 — protein MSEETVEKWGIAHIYSSYNNTIVHMTDLTGAETVAISSGGVHVTADRYESSPFAAMKSSNAVVEAAKAKGFTGFHIRVRAVGGVGSRVPGPGAQAAIRALARGGFRIGRIDDVTPIPHDTTRKKGGKRGRRV, from the coding sequence ATGTCAGAAGAGACTGTTGAAAAATGGGGCATTGCGCACATCTACAGCAGCTACAATAACACCATAGTGCACATGACGGACCTGACAGGTGCAGAGACAGTAGCAATCAGCTCAGGAGGAGTACATGTTACTGCAGACAGATACGAATCATCACCATTTGCTGCAATGAAGTCCTCAAACGCAGTTGTAGAGGCAGCAAAAGCAAAAGGGTTCACCGGATTCCACATACGCGTCAGAGCAGTAGGTGGAGTCGGCTCACGAGTTCCAGGACCTGGGGCGCAGGCCGCAATAAGAGCTCTTGCAAGAGGCGGTTTCAGAATAGGAAGAATCGATGATGTAACCCCGATTCCGCACGATACCACCAGAAAGAAGGGCGGAAAAAGAGGACGAAGAGTCTAA
- a CDS encoding DNA-binding protein, protein MSDEDKELEALKARRLAEMKKNVFSQLQKEQTTQKKQERPPYRDIVISKLGYRGMEVLQNAESQYPNETKMIIEKLGELIYTGEINEEIDGGKLLALFRSVGIHVRMETKINIEQDGKFVSLSDKLSSKEKEDDSSNI, encoded by the coding sequence TTGAGCGATGAGGACAAGGAACTTGAAGCCCTGAAGGCGCGACGTCTGGCAGAAATGAAAAAAAACGTCTTCTCACAACTACAAAAAGAACAGACGACTCAGAAGAAACAGGAAAGGCCGCCGTATAGAGATATAGTAATATCAAAGTTGGGCTACCGTGGAATGGAAGTATTGCAAAATGCCGAGTCACAATATCCGAATGAAACCAAGATGATAATTGAGAAGCTAGGCGAGCTTATCTATACTGGAGAAATAAACGAAGAAATCGACGGTGGAAAACTTTTGGCATTATTCAGATCAGTGGGAATACACGTGCGTATGGAAACTAAAATCAACATAGAGCAGGACGGCAAATTTGTCTCCCTCTCAGATAAATTGAGTAGTAAAGAGAAAGAAGATGATTCAAGCAATATTTGA
- a CDS encoding RtcB family protein produces MSSLTPKKIRDMEYRIEADPSKGMKVPVTIYADQNLLAKMLTDRTIMQAVNVSTLPGIQSHAVVLPDGHEGYGFPVGGVAAMDAEEGMISPGGVGYDINCGVRLLRLNLTEKEVRPKLKEIVTDLFNSIPSGVGSEGAIKLNYSQLDEVLVRGVNWAIDHGYGTKDDADVCEENGQIKNADPNKVSNTARKRGAPQLGSLGSGNHFLEVQKIDKVYDEEAAKRMGIQEGNVTVLIHCGSRGFGHQICSDYLRISEQALRKYNIDLPDRELACVPNTSEEGESYRKAMFAALNFAWSNRQMITHWTRKSFERVFKSTEADLDMKLVYDVAHNIAKVEKHKIDGKEKSVVVHRKGATRAFPANREEIPSKYRDLGQPVLIPGSMGTGSWILLGKPNSMNLSFGSTAHGAGRMMSRSKARRDYTEEQVKKSLSDKGIFIKSLTRDGVVEETPEAYKDVDAVVNVSHELGIATKVAKLVPIGVIKG; encoded by the coding sequence ATGTCATCGCTTACGCCAAAGAAAATCCGGGATATGGAATACCGAATAGAAGCTGATCCTAGTAAAGGCATGAAGGTGCCTGTGACGATATATGCAGACCAAAATCTTCTTGCGAAAATGCTTACTGACAGGACAATTATGCAGGCAGTCAATGTATCTACCCTGCCTGGAATACAAAGCCATGCAGTGGTCTTGCCTGACGGGCACGAAGGATATGGATTTCCAGTTGGTGGAGTGGCTGCAATGGATGCTGAAGAGGGAATGATATCGCCAGGAGGAGTTGGATATGATATTAACTGCGGTGTGCGGCTACTGAGACTGAATCTTACAGAAAAAGAAGTGAGGCCGAAGCTGAAGGAGATTGTAACTGACCTTTTTAACTCAATACCGTCAGGAGTCGGCTCAGAGGGCGCAATAAAACTAAACTATTCCCAACTAGATGAAGTTCTGGTAAGGGGGGTAAATTGGGCAATTGATCATGGCTATGGAACTAAAGATGATGCAGATGTTTGCGAAGAAAACGGACAAATCAAAAACGCAGATCCAAACAAGGTCTCAAACACTGCAAGAAAGCGAGGAGCACCACAACTGGGAAGTCTTGGATCTGGTAACCATTTTCTTGAAGTCCAGAAAATTGATAAAGTCTATGACGAGGAAGCGGCAAAGCGAATGGGAATACAAGAAGGAAATGTTACAGTATTGATTCATTGCGGTTCTAGAGGATTTGGACACCAGATCTGCTCTGATTATCTACGTATATCGGAGCAAGCGCTACGAAAATACAACATTGATCTGCCAGACAGAGAGCTTGCGTGCGTACCGAACACATCAGAAGAAGGCGAATCGTATAGAAAGGCAATGTTTGCAGCATTAAATTTTGCATGGAGCAACAGGCAAATGATAACACACTGGACCCGCAAATCATTTGAGCGAGTCTTCAAAAGCACAGAGGCAGATTTGGACATGAAACTAGTTTATGATGTTGCACACAACATTGCCAAAGTTGAAAAGCACAAAATCGACGGCAAAGAAAAATCAGTAGTCGTTCACAGAAAGGGTGCAACGCGAGCATTTCCTGCAAATAGGGAAGAGATTCCCTCCAAGTACAGAGATCTTGGGCAGCCGGTATTGATTCCAGGTTCTATGGGTACTGGCAGTTGGATATTGCTTGGAAAGCCAAATTCAATGAACCTTAGCTTTGGCTCAACTGCACACGGTGCAGGCAGAATGATGTCTCGCTCAAAGGCAAGACGTGATTATACTGAGGAACAAGTCAAAAAATCACTAAGTGATAAAGGAATTTTCATAAAATCGCTAACAAGGGACGGCGTAGTGGAAGAAACGCCGGAGGCCTACAAGGACGTGGATGCGGTAGTTAATGTCTCACATGAGCTTGGCATTGCTACCAAAGTGGCAAAACTCGTACCGATAGGTGTGATAAAAGGTTGA
- the purB gene encoding adenylosuccinate lyase, which yields MAILPIDGGRYGTKEMLTIFDDQKKIDYQLMIEGAVAISQSEIGMIPKSAGQNIFSVSRSGKITAKRVKRLEAKSDHDTAALVEALSEKCSAPARPWVHYGLTSNDLVDTSTSMQIKDTLSIIQPKIAKLAVILAQKAMEYKDIPAVGRTHGQHASIIAFGLKFANWAAEMAKHIERIEEMKKRVLICKTLGVVGTGSLMGARAVEVQRRVARRLGLYPAEVTTQVIPRERYAEYIFQLALTGSTLEKISIEIRNLQRTEIGEVSEHFKEGQMGSSAVPVKRNPIKSERISSLSKMLRSQMSTAFENIPLWHERDLSNSANERFTIPMCSILLDEMLQTMIRIIEKLKVNTEKIQSNLYVTRGQIFAEFVLEALIRKGVPRFEAYRDVQRVAFEAHDNGIDYIDAVKADPSISSKLTESEIERIFLPQSHLGASPQIILNVNTMVRKVCKKFI from the coding sequence GTGGCAATTTTACCAATAGACGGAGGCAGATATGGCACAAAAGAGATGCTAACAATATTTGATGATCAGAAAAAAATTGATTACCAATTAATGATTGAAGGAGCTGTTGCCATATCTCAGAGCGAGATTGGAATGATACCAAAATCTGCAGGACAGAACATCTTTTCAGTGTCAAGATCAGGCAAGATAACAGCAAAAAGAGTAAAGCGGCTGGAGGCAAAATCAGACCACGATACCGCAGCTTTGGTTGAGGCATTAAGTGAGAAATGTTCCGCGCCAGCCCGTCCGTGGGTACATTATGGGCTCACCAGCAACGATCTGGTCGACACTAGCACTTCAATGCAGATCAAAGACACGCTTTCCATAATACAGCCAAAGATTGCCAAACTTGCCGTCATTCTTGCACAAAAAGCAATGGAATACAAGGATATTCCTGCAGTTGGAAGGACACATGGTCAGCATGCAAGCATAATTGCGTTCGGATTAAAGTTTGCAAATTGGGCCGCAGAGATGGCAAAACACATCGAAAGAATAGAGGAAATGAAAAAGCGCGTTCTTATCTGCAAGACCCTCGGCGTAGTTGGAACCGGCTCCCTTATGGGCGCAAGGGCAGTGGAGGTTCAAAGAAGAGTTGCAAGGAGACTTGGCCTATACCCGGCGGAAGTGACAACCCAGGTGATACCGAGAGAGCGTTATGCAGAATATATTTTTCAGCTTGCCTTGACAGGTAGCACGCTTGAGAAAATCTCAATAGAGATAAGAAACCTGCAGAGAACGGAAATCGGAGAGGTGTCAGAGCACTTTAAGGAAGGCCAGATGGGAAGCAGTGCTGTTCCAGTAAAGAGAAATCCGATAAAAAGTGAGCGCATCTCCTCGCTCTCAAAGATGCTGCGCAGCCAGATGAGCACTGCATTCGAGAATATACCATTGTGGCACGAACGCGACCTGTCAAACTCTGCAAACGAGCGATTCACAATACCAATGTGTTCAATACTGTTAGATGAGATGCTGCAAACGATGATAAGAATAATTGAAAAGCTCAAGGTAAACACAGAGAAAATACAAAGTAATCTCTATGTGACAAGAGGTCAGATATTTGCAGAGTTTGTTCTAGAGGCCCTGATCAGAAAAGGAGTACCGCGTTTTGAAGCATACCGTGACGTCCAGAGAGTAGCCTTTGAAGCTCATGATAACGGAATTGATTATATCGATGCAGTGAAAGCAGACCCTTCGATCTCATCAAAGCTGACAGAAAGTGAGATAGAAAGAATATTTTTGCCGCAATCCCACCTTGGCGCATCTCCTCAGATAATATTAAACGTAAACACCATGGTAAGGAAGGTCTGCAAGAAATTCATCTAG